Proteins from one Xiphophorus hellerii strain 12219 chromosome 8, Xiphophorus_hellerii-4.1, whole genome shotgun sequence genomic window:
- the LOC116724992 gene encoding claudin-23-like: MPSLFRRRDTEWVRTTMRTPGILIFGMVMAPCGWILSLVTTVAPNWRTLQGFTNLPANRVYEQGIFDVCIAATATERQQCGQTDTTYFSNNIIPISKGLMLGSLIVNLVGIAVAIPGVRCWKDQPRWALCTVAGVLIFCSGVLTLIPVSWYTHIINDITTATARIDIRAGYCIVLGFIGGIFEVLGGIVMALGCCRCCGGRNRGERPIEEVLGPRSQPKREPRRVEVPSLSRPRSSAASSYPASVDDDIDVSFPRAKSPGARSGASNPSFTGRPYDVDL, encoded by the coding sequence ATGCCGTCGTTATTCAGAAGAAGAGATACAGAATGGGTCCGCACGACGATGCGCACCCCGGGGATCCTGATCTTCGGAATGGTGATGGCTCCCTGCGGATGGATCCTGAGTCTCGTCACTACCGTGGCCCCAAATTGGAGGACTCTGCAAGGTTTCACCAATCTTCCAGCTAATCGGGTCTACGAGCAAGGGATCTTTGACGTCTGCATTGCCGCCACAGCCACTGAAAGGCAGCAGTGTGGTCAAACGGACACCACTTACTTCTCGAACAACATCATTCCGATCTCTAAGGGTTTGATGTTGGGCTCCCTGATTGTGAATCTGGTGGGGATTGCTGTGGCCATCCCGGGGGTGCGCTGCTGGAAAGACCAACCTCGGTGGGCGCTCTGCACAGTGGCCGGCGTTCTTATCTTCTGCTCAGGCGTCCTGACCCTCATCCCTGTCTCCTGGTACACTCACATCATCAACGACATCACTACAGCCACCGCGCGGATAGACATCCGCGCCGGCTACTGTATCGTACTGGGCTTCATCGGTGGAATATTTGAAGTCCTGGGTGGCATCGTCATGGCCCTCGGTTGCTGCCGCTGCTGTGGCGGGAGGAACCGCGGAGAGAGGCCGATTGAAGAAGTCCTCGGCCCCAGGAGCCAACCGAAAAGGGAACCGAGACGCGTGGAGGTGCCGAGCCTGAGCCGACCCAGGAGCAGCGCCGCCAGCAGCTATCCGGCCTCCGTCGATGATGACATAGATGTGTCCTTCCCCAGGGCCAAGAGCCCCGGGGCCCGCTCAGGAGCCAGCAACCCCTCCTTCACCGGCAGACCGTACGATGTTGATCTATGA